The Elaeis guineensis isolate ETL-2024a chromosome 13, EG11, whole genome shotgun sequence genome includes a region encoding these proteins:
- the LOC105056761 gene encoding uncharacterized protein, with the protein MENPSSGPRAASSGNQYKGVRMRKWGKWVAEVRLPNSRERIWLGSYDTAEKAARAYDAASYCLRGTTAALNFPADPPNIRSPGRLTRDEIRAAATRHAYEAPRVEPQGDAGSSYARQAAAAEDHVVVQTSTSMPRELLSPQIYYLPARCDDVTGTGSHGGGGGGSDDDDNNDDGGNEDTYRPFRLWSFDGEFD; encoded by the coding sequence ATGGAGAACCCGTCGTCTGGGCCGAGGGCGGCCAGCAGTGGCAACCAGTACAAAGGGGTTCGGATGAGGAAGTGGGGGAAGTGGGTGGCCGAGGTGCGGCTGCCCAACAGCAGGGAGAGGATCTGGCTGGGGTCCTACGACACCGCCGAGAAGGCGGCACGGGCCTACGATGCCGCCTCGTATTGCCTCCGCGGCACCACGGCGGCGCTCAACTTCCCCGCCGACCCGCCCAACATTCGATCACCAGGCCGACTCACAAGAGACGAGATCCGGGCGGCGGCCACCAGGCACGCGTACGAGGCTCCTCGAGTCGAGCCGCAGGGTGATGCGGGGTCGAGCTACGCGAGgcaggcggcggcggcggaggatCATGTGGTGGTGCAAACGTCGACGTCGATGCCGCGGGAGTTGCTTTCGCCGCAGATTTATTACTTGCCGGCGAGGTGCGACGACGTCACAGGTACTGGCAgtcatggtggtggtggtggtggcagcGACGATGATGACAACAATGACGATGGTGGAAATGAAGATACGTATCGACCATTCCGTCTTTGGAGCTTTGACGGAGagtttgattaa